A genomic stretch from Apis cerana isolate GH-2021 linkage group LG9, AcerK_1.0, whole genome shotgun sequence includes:
- the LOC107999452 gene encoding guanine nucleotide exchange factor DBS isoform X2: MILRRKSHGCNCPCHQHCSTKCTEDVESMTGEIENGDLAIRDVADLLQSQYAIIAGGKTREGCPIITFPDNGNFQNLSDLDYQRLMLYLTSVPTLQEADLGFHLIIDRRNDKWNSVKTVLLKISGFFPGLVHIAYVLRPAGFLQKAISEVSNKLFREDFKFKVIFLANIAELHEFIDKDQLTEQLSGTLPYCHHTWIQNRISLEKFSSMTQDVSFALDSFTRRLAEIEFPNNTVATTSLLSQQQVEYNELKEEILSAARHGEALLDSVRQLTGKGTADRLGNVAAIERLLVQLEETERTFDLFWTHHSSRLRHCLALRQFEADFRELQAILDQHLKTIEEMTEVGETQARVEQLLCDTSAFQRICRGDIERAEEVISAGQQLLSGRHQCPTDVVEPKCVELQRICTILSQKLERRLHMLTKCRELMERIDKANAWCTRGIELLASQNNATSPDQALQELQELIEAAEEFHHPRCIFQDSIMPETKALITQVLQRIEDVSLMCDKRIMTLKQQLIKPARPVQTVTPEPIKPLQSLPQIVKPGRILKKANTMPKMEMSPIEGESSSPESESKDIEALRLKRGHVLAELVETERIYVAELGSIIKGYKMELTNEGMTHLIPAVLIGKGDILFGNLEDIYIFHGETFLKDLENCISNTELVALCFVQRREVFFRLYSYYCQNIPRSERLREQIQNEPQFLAACQQRLGHKLPLAAYLLKPVQRITKYQLLLKDLLKYSDEPSCCSELQEALDCMLVVLKCVNDSMHQTAITGFGGDLNAQGELLLQGSFSVWSSSKRERLLRLKPSQRHIFLYEKALIFCKHSKPQAHNKATYHFKRYLKMSQIGLTESVKGDARRFEIWLQGRAEVHTIQASTVDIKQSWVRQIKGVLMSQLAELKGKQNSALGKTNHKPLRQTISWEAQSSISGSLRTLSIDGSSVISHITDVSQLTEDDIAWSSENSNTDDEDAFSENPGPAPGGRYVALADYCAVGQSEVTMREGDNLELLKVGCAGWWFVKLISTGIEGWAPAAYLEPINRKTSRSSQSVNSQETI, translated from the exons AAGATGTAGAGAGTATGACAGGTGAGATTGAAAATGGAGATTTGGCAATTCGGGATGTTGCAGACCTTCTTCAGTCACAATATGCTATTATAGCAG GAGGAAAAACTCGAGAAGGATGTCCCATAATTACTTTTCCTGATAAtggtaattttcaaaatttatctgATTTGGATTATCAACGTCTCATGCTATATCTTACATCTGTACCAac attacaAGAAGCTGATCTtggatttcatttaataattgatagaagaaatgataaatggAACTCTGTAAAAActgtgttattaaaaatttct ggCTTTTTTCCTGGTTTAGTTCATATAGCATATGTTTTACGTCCAGCAGGATTTTTACAAAAAGCTATTTCAGAAgtgtcaaataaattatttagagaagattttaaatttaaagttatatttttagcaaatatTGCTGAACTTCATGAATTCATAGATAAAGATCAATTAACTGAACAATTGAGTGGAACTTTGCCATATTGTCATCATACTTGGATACAAAACAGAATT agcttagaaaaattttcatcaatgaCTCAAGACGTATCTTTTGCATTGGATTCTTTCACACGGCGCTTAGCCGAGATTGAATTTCCTAATAATACTGTTGCAACTACATCTTTATTATCTCAACAACAAGTAGAATATAATGaactaaaagaagaaattcttaGTGCTGCAAGACATGGTGAAGCATTACTTGATAGTGTAAGACAATTAACTGGCAAAGGAACAGCTGATAGATTAGGAAATGTGGCAGCTATAGAAAG attacttGTTCAGTTAGAAGAAACAGAACGTACTTTTGATTTGTTTTGGACACATCATAGTTCTCGTTTGAGACATTGCTTAGCATTAAGACAATTTGAAGCTGATTTTAGAGAATTACAAGCAATATTAGATCAACATTTAAAAACTATAGAAGAAATGACGGAAGTAGGAGAAACTCAAGCAAGAGTTGAACAGTTACTTTGTGATACATCAGCATTTCAAAGAATATGTAga ggAGATATAGAACGAGCAGAAGAGGTAATATCTGCTGGCCAACAATTATTATCTGGAAGGCATCAATGCCCTACAGATGTTGTAGAACCAAAATGTGTGGAACTACAAAGAATTTGCACTATTTTAAGTCAGAAATTGGAAAGGCGATTACATATGTTAACCAAATGTAGAGAACTCATGGAACGTATAGATaag GCAAATGCCTGGTGTACTCGTGGAATAGAATTACTTGCATCACAAAACAATGCAACATCACCTGATCAAGCACTTCAAGAGTTACAAGAATTAATAGAAGCTGCAGAAGAATTTCATCATCCAAGatgtatttttcaagattctaTAATGCCAGAAACTAAAGCTCTTATTACTCAA gttTTACAAAGAATAGAAGATGTGTCTTTGATGtgtgataaaagaataatgacattaaaacaacaattaattaaaccaGCAAGACCAGTTCAAACTGTAACACCTGAACCAATTAAACCATTGCAATCACTGCCACAAATTGTTAAACCTGGGAGAATTCTTAAAAAGGCTAATACTATGccaaaa ATGGAAATGAGTCCTATAGAAGGAGAATCTTCATCACCAGAAAGTGAATCTAAGGATATAGAAGCTTTACGTTTAAAACGTGGACATGTTTTAGCAGAATTAGTTGAAACTGAACGAATTTATGTTGCTGAATTGGGTTCTATAATCAAAGgatataaaatggaattaacaAATGAGGGAATGACTCATTTAATACCAGCAGTATTAATAGGAAAGggagatattttatttgggaacttagaagatatttacatttttcatggagaaacatttttaaaagatttagaaaattgtatttcaaataCTGAACTTGTTGCATTATGTTTTGTACAaaga cGCGAAGTGTTCTTCAGATTATATAGTTACTATTGTCAAAATATTCCAAGATCTGAAAGATTACGAGAACAGATACAAAATGAACCACAATTTCTTGCAGCTTGTCAGCAAAGACTTGGTCACAAATTACCTCTTGCTGCATATCTTTTAAAGCCTGTTCAACgtataacaaaatatcaattattattaaaagatcttttaaaatatagtgaTGAACCATCGTGTTGTAGTGAATTACAAGAAGCATTAGATTGTATGCTTGTTGTATTGAAATGTGTTAATGATAGCATGCATCAAACTGCAATTACTGGATTTGGT gGAGATTTAAATGCACAAGGTGAACTTTTATTGCAAGGTTCTTTCAGTGTATGGAGTAGCAGTAAACGAGAACGCCTTCTTAGGTTAAAACCATCACAGCGCCATATATTCTTATACGAAAAGGCTCTTATATTTTGTAAGCATAGTAAACCCCAAGCTCATAACAAAGCTACATATCATTTCAAAAGATATCTAAAG atGTCACAAATTGGACTGACAGAATCAGTAAAAGGTGATGCAAGACGCTTTGAAATTTGGTTACAAGGTCGTGCTGAAGTGCATACGATACAGGCATCTACAGTTGATATCAAACAATCATGGGTGCGTCAAATTAAAGGTGTTTTAATGTCTCAATTAGCTGAGCTTAAGGGGAAACAAAATTCTGCTCTTGGAAAAACAAATCacaa ACCTTTACGACAAACGATTTCGTGGGAAGCTCAAAGCAGCATTTCAGGATCTTTGAGAACTCTTTCAATTGATGGTAGCAGTGTTATATCGCATATTACAGATGTTTCACAATTAACTGAAGATGATATTGCATGGAGTTCAGAGAATAGTAATACTGATGATGAAGATGCTTTTAGTGAAAATCCCGGTCCTGCTCCT GGTGGAAGATATGTAGCATTAGCTGATTATTGCGCAGTTGGTCAATCAGAAGTTACAATGCGCGAAGGAGATAATTTAGAACTCCTTAAAGTTGGATGTGCTGGCTGGtggtttgtaaaattaataagtactGGAATAGAAGGATGGGCACCAGCAGCTTATTTGGAAccaataaatcgaaaaacatCGCGCAGTTCACAATCAGTTAACAGTCAAGAAACTATTTGA
- the LOC107999452 gene encoding guanine nucleotide exchange factor DBS isoform X3, which produces MTGEIENGDLAIRDVADLLQSQYAIIAGGKTREGCPIITFPDNGNFQNLSDLDYQRLMLYLTSVPTLQEADLGFHLIIDRRNDKWNSVKTVLLKISGFFPGLVHIAYVLRPAGFLQKAISEVSNKLFREDFKFKVIFLANIAELHEFIDKDQLTEQLSGTLPYCHHTWIQNRISLEKFSSMTQDVSFALDSFTRRLAEIEFPNNTVATTSLLSQQQVEYNELKEEILSAARHGEALLDSVRQLTGKGTADRLGNVAAIERLLVQLEETERTFDLFWTHHSSRLRHCLALRQFEADFRELQAILDQHLKTIEEMTEVGETQARVEQLLCDTSAFQRICRGDIERAEEVISAGQQLLSGRHQCPTDVVEPKCVELQRICTILSQKLERRLHMLTKCRELMERIDKANAWCTRGIELLASQNNATSPDQALQELQELIEAAEEFHHPRCIFQDSIMPETKALITQVLQRIEDVSLMCDKRIMTLKQQLIKPARPVQTVTPEPIKPLQSLPQIVKPGRILKKANTMPKMEMSPIEGESSSPESESKDIEALRLKRGHVLAELVETERIYVAELGSIIKGYKMELTNEGMTHLIPAVLIGKGDILFGNLEDIYIFHGETFLKDLENCISNTELVALCFVQRREVFFRLYSYYCQNIPRSERLREQIQNEPQFLAACQQRLGHKLPLAAYLLKPVQRITKYQLLLKDLLKYSDEPSCCSELQEALDCMLVVLKCVNDSMHQTAITGFGGDLNAQGELLLQGSFSVWSSSKRERLLRLKPSQRHIFLYEKALIFCKHSKPQAHNKATYHFKRYLKMSQIGLTESVKGDARRFEIWLQGRAEVHTIQASTVDIKQSWVRQIKGVLMSQLAELKGKQNSALGKTNHKPLRQTISWEAQSSISGSLRTLSIDGSSVISHITDVSQLTEDDIAWSSENSNTDDEDAFSENPGPAPGGRYVALADYCAVGQSEVTMREGDNLELLKVGCAGWWFVKLISTGIEGWAPAAYLEPINRKTSRSSQSVNSQETI; this is translated from the exons ATGACAGGTGAGATTGAAAATGGAGATTTGGCAATTCGGGATGTTGCAGACCTTCTTCAGTCACAATATGCTATTATAGCAG GAGGAAAAACTCGAGAAGGATGTCCCATAATTACTTTTCCTGATAAtggtaattttcaaaatttatctgATTTGGATTATCAACGTCTCATGCTATATCTTACATCTGTACCAac attacaAGAAGCTGATCTtggatttcatttaataattgatagaagaaatgataaatggAACTCTGTAAAAActgtgttattaaaaatttct ggCTTTTTTCCTGGTTTAGTTCATATAGCATATGTTTTACGTCCAGCAGGATTTTTACAAAAAGCTATTTCAGAAgtgtcaaataaattatttagagaagattttaaatttaaagttatatttttagcaaatatTGCTGAACTTCATGAATTCATAGATAAAGATCAATTAACTGAACAATTGAGTGGAACTTTGCCATATTGTCATCATACTTGGATACAAAACAGAATT agcttagaaaaattttcatcaatgaCTCAAGACGTATCTTTTGCATTGGATTCTTTCACACGGCGCTTAGCCGAGATTGAATTTCCTAATAATACTGTTGCAACTACATCTTTATTATCTCAACAACAAGTAGAATATAATGaactaaaagaagaaattcttaGTGCTGCAAGACATGGTGAAGCATTACTTGATAGTGTAAGACAATTAACTGGCAAAGGAACAGCTGATAGATTAGGAAATGTGGCAGCTATAGAAAG attacttGTTCAGTTAGAAGAAACAGAACGTACTTTTGATTTGTTTTGGACACATCATAGTTCTCGTTTGAGACATTGCTTAGCATTAAGACAATTTGAAGCTGATTTTAGAGAATTACAAGCAATATTAGATCAACATTTAAAAACTATAGAAGAAATGACGGAAGTAGGAGAAACTCAAGCAAGAGTTGAACAGTTACTTTGTGATACATCAGCATTTCAAAGAATATGTAga ggAGATATAGAACGAGCAGAAGAGGTAATATCTGCTGGCCAACAATTATTATCTGGAAGGCATCAATGCCCTACAGATGTTGTAGAACCAAAATGTGTGGAACTACAAAGAATTTGCACTATTTTAAGTCAGAAATTGGAAAGGCGATTACATATGTTAACCAAATGTAGAGAACTCATGGAACGTATAGATaag GCAAATGCCTGGTGTACTCGTGGAATAGAATTACTTGCATCACAAAACAATGCAACATCACCTGATCAAGCACTTCAAGAGTTACAAGAATTAATAGAAGCTGCAGAAGAATTTCATCATCCAAGatgtatttttcaagattctaTAATGCCAGAAACTAAAGCTCTTATTACTCAA gttTTACAAAGAATAGAAGATGTGTCTTTGATGtgtgataaaagaataatgacattaaaacaacaattaattaaaccaGCAAGACCAGTTCAAACTGTAACACCTGAACCAATTAAACCATTGCAATCACTGCCACAAATTGTTAAACCTGGGAGAATTCTTAAAAAGGCTAATACTATGccaaaa ATGGAAATGAGTCCTATAGAAGGAGAATCTTCATCACCAGAAAGTGAATCTAAGGATATAGAAGCTTTACGTTTAAAACGTGGACATGTTTTAGCAGAATTAGTTGAAACTGAACGAATTTATGTTGCTGAATTGGGTTCTATAATCAAAGgatataaaatggaattaacaAATGAGGGAATGACTCATTTAATACCAGCAGTATTAATAGGAAAGggagatattttatttgggaacttagaagatatttacatttttcatggagaaacatttttaaaagatttagaaaattgtatttcaaataCTGAACTTGTTGCATTATGTTTTGTACAaaga cGCGAAGTGTTCTTCAGATTATATAGTTACTATTGTCAAAATATTCCAAGATCTGAAAGATTACGAGAACAGATACAAAATGAACCACAATTTCTTGCAGCTTGTCAGCAAAGACTTGGTCACAAATTACCTCTTGCTGCATATCTTTTAAAGCCTGTTCAACgtataacaaaatatcaattattattaaaagatcttttaaaatatagtgaTGAACCATCGTGTTGTAGTGAATTACAAGAAGCATTAGATTGTATGCTTGTTGTATTGAAATGTGTTAATGATAGCATGCATCAAACTGCAATTACTGGATTTGGT gGAGATTTAAATGCACAAGGTGAACTTTTATTGCAAGGTTCTTTCAGTGTATGGAGTAGCAGTAAACGAGAACGCCTTCTTAGGTTAAAACCATCACAGCGCCATATATTCTTATACGAAAAGGCTCTTATATTTTGTAAGCATAGTAAACCCCAAGCTCATAACAAAGCTACATATCATTTCAAAAGATATCTAAAG atGTCACAAATTGGACTGACAGAATCAGTAAAAGGTGATGCAAGACGCTTTGAAATTTGGTTACAAGGTCGTGCTGAAGTGCATACGATACAGGCATCTACAGTTGATATCAAACAATCATGGGTGCGTCAAATTAAAGGTGTTTTAATGTCTCAATTAGCTGAGCTTAAGGGGAAACAAAATTCTGCTCTTGGAAAAACAAATCacaa ACCTTTACGACAAACGATTTCGTGGGAAGCTCAAAGCAGCATTTCAGGATCTTTGAGAACTCTTTCAATTGATGGTAGCAGTGTTATATCGCATATTACAGATGTTTCACAATTAACTGAAGATGATATTGCATGGAGTTCAGAGAATAGTAATACTGATGATGAAGATGCTTTTAGTGAAAATCCCGGTCCTGCTCCT GGTGGAAGATATGTAGCATTAGCTGATTATTGCGCAGTTGGTCAATCAGAAGTTACAATGCGCGAAGGAGATAATTTAGAACTCCTTAAAGTTGGATGTGCTGGCTGGtggtttgtaaaattaataagtactGGAATAGAAGGATGGGCACCAGCAGCTTATTTGGAAccaataaatcgaaaaacatCGCGCAGTTCACAATCAGTTAACAGTCAAGAAACTATTTGA
- the LOC107999452 gene encoding guanine nucleotide exchange factor DBS isoform X1 yields the protein MASSPTSIENQIDSFLEQFKRSASRAMEDSHRSTYNACSSSVSHSQSGNLDLEILEAEDVESMTGEIENGDLAIRDVADLLQSQYAIIAGGKTREGCPIITFPDNGNFQNLSDLDYQRLMLYLTSVPTLQEADLGFHLIIDRRNDKWNSVKTVLLKISGFFPGLVHIAYVLRPAGFLQKAISEVSNKLFREDFKFKVIFLANIAELHEFIDKDQLTEQLSGTLPYCHHTWIQNRISLEKFSSMTQDVSFALDSFTRRLAEIEFPNNTVATTSLLSQQQVEYNELKEEILSAARHGEALLDSVRQLTGKGTADRLGNVAAIERLLVQLEETERTFDLFWTHHSSRLRHCLALRQFEADFRELQAILDQHLKTIEEMTEVGETQARVEQLLCDTSAFQRICRGDIERAEEVISAGQQLLSGRHQCPTDVVEPKCVELQRICTILSQKLERRLHMLTKCRELMERIDKANAWCTRGIELLASQNNATSPDQALQELQELIEAAEEFHHPRCIFQDSIMPETKALITQVLQRIEDVSLMCDKRIMTLKQQLIKPARPVQTVTPEPIKPLQSLPQIVKPGRILKKANTMPKMEMSPIEGESSSPESESKDIEALRLKRGHVLAELVETERIYVAELGSIIKGYKMELTNEGMTHLIPAVLIGKGDILFGNLEDIYIFHGETFLKDLENCISNTELVALCFVQRREVFFRLYSYYCQNIPRSERLREQIQNEPQFLAACQQRLGHKLPLAAYLLKPVQRITKYQLLLKDLLKYSDEPSCCSELQEALDCMLVVLKCVNDSMHQTAITGFGGDLNAQGELLLQGSFSVWSSSKRERLLRLKPSQRHIFLYEKALIFCKHSKPQAHNKATYHFKRYLKMSQIGLTESVKGDARRFEIWLQGRAEVHTIQASTVDIKQSWVRQIKGVLMSQLAELKGKQNSALGKTNHKPLRQTISWEAQSSISGSLRTLSIDGSSVISHITDVSQLTEDDIAWSSENSNTDDEDAFSENPGPAPGGRYVALADYCAVGQSEVTMREGDNLELLKVGCAGWWFVKLISTGIEGWAPAAYLEPINRKTSRSSQSVNSQETI from the exons AAGATGTAGAGAGTATGACAGGTGAGATTGAAAATGGAGATTTGGCAATTCGGGATGTTGCAGACCTTCTTCAGTCACAATATGCTATTATAGCAG GAGGAAAAACTCGAGAAGGATGTCCCATAATTACTTTTCCTGATAAtggtaattttcaaaatttatctgATTTGGATTATCAACGTCTCATGCTATATCTTACATCTGTACCAac attacaAGAAGCTGATCTtggatttcatttaataattgatagaagaaatgataaatggAACTCTGTAAAAActgtgttattaaaaatttct ggCTTTTTTCCTGGTTTAGTTCATATAGCATATGTTTTACGTCCAGCAGGATTTTTACAAAAAGCTATTTCAGAAgtgtcaaataaattatttagagaagattttaaatttaaagttatatttttagcaaatatTGCTGAACTTCATGAATTCATAGATAAAGATCAATTAACTGAACAATTGAGTGGAACTTTGCCATATTGTCATCATACTTGGATACAAAACAGAATT agcttagaaaaattttcatcaatgaCTCAAGACGTATCTTTTGCATTGGATTCTTTCACACGGCGCTTAGCCGAGATTGAATTTCCTAATAATACTGTTGCAACTACATCTTTATTATCTCAACAACAAGTAGAATATAATGaactaaaagaagaaattcttaGTGCTGCAAGACATGGTGAAGCATTACTTGATAGTGTAAGACAATTAACTGGCAAAGGAACAGCTGATAGATTAGGAAATGTGGCAGCTATAGAAAG attacttGTTCAGTTAGAAGAAACAGAACGTACTTTTGATTTGTTTTGGACACATCATAGTTCTCGTTTGAGACATTGCTTAGCATTAAGACAATTTGAAGCTGATTTTAGAGAATTACAAGCAATATTAGATCAACATTTAAAAACTATAGAAGAAATGACGGAAGTAGGAGAAACTCAAGCAAGAGTTGAACAGTTACTTTGTGATACATCAGCATTTCAAAGAATATGTAga ggAGATATAGAACGAGCAGAAGAGGTAATATCTGCTGGCCAACAATTATTATCTGGAAGGCATCAATGCCCTACAGATGTTGTAGAACCAAAATGTGTGGAACTACAAAGAATTTGCACTATTTTAAGTCAGAAATTGGAAAGGCGATTACATATGTTAACCAAATGTAGAGAACTCATGGAACGTATAGATaag GCAAATGCCTGGTGTACTCGTGGAATAGAATTACTTGCATCACAAAACAATGCAACATCACCTGATCAAGCACTTCAAGAGTTACAAGAATTAATAGAAGCTGCAGAAGAATTTCATCATCCAAGatgtatttttcaagattctaTAATGCCAGAAACTAAAGCTCTTATTACTCAA gttTTACAAAGAATAGAAGATGTGTCTTTGATGtgtgataaaagaataatgacattaaaacaacaattaattaaaccaGCAAGACCAGTTCAAACTGTAACACCTGAACCAATTAAACCATTGCAATCACTGCCACAAATTGTTAAACCTGGGAGAATTCTTAAAAAGGCTAATACTATGccaaaa ATGGAAATGAGTCCTATAGAAGGAGAATCTTCATCACCAGAAAGTGAATCTAAGGATATAGAAGCTTTACGTTTAAAACGTGGACATGTTTTAGCAGAATTAGTTGAAACTGAACGAATTTATGTTGCTGAATTGGGTTCTATAATCAAAGgatataaaatggaattaacaAATGAGGGAATGACTCATTTAATACCAGCAGTATTAATAGGAAAGggagatattttatttgggaacttagaagatatttacatttttcatggagaaacatttttaaaagatttagaaaattgtatttcaaataCTGAACTTGTTGCATTATGTTTTGTACAaaga cGCGAAGTGTTCTTCAGATTATATAGTTACTATTGTCAAAATATTCCAAGATCTGAAAGATTACGAGAACAGATACAAAATGAACCACAATTTCTTGCAGCTTGTCAGCAAAGACTTGGTCACAAATTACCTCTTGCTGCATATCTTTTAAAGCCTGTTCAACgtataacaaaatatcaattattattaaaagatcttttaaaatatagtgaTGAACCATCGTGTTGTAGTGAATTACAAGAAGCATTAGATTGTATGCTTGTTGTATTGAAATGTGTTAATGATAGCATGCATCAAACTGCAATTACTGGATTTGGT gGAGATTTAAATGCACAAGGTGAACTTTTATTGCAAGGTTCTTTCAGTGTATGGAGTAGCAGTAAACGAGAACGCCTTCTTAGGTTAAAACCATCACAGCGCCATATATTCTTATACGAAAAGGCTCTTATATTTTGTAAGCATAGTAAACCCCAAGCTCATAACAAAGCTACATATCATTTCAAAAGATATCTAAAG atGTCACAAATTGGACTGACAGAATCAGTAAAAGGTGATGCAAGACGCTTTGAAATTTGGTTACAAGGTCGTGCTGAAGTGCATACGATACAGGCATCTACAGTTGATATCAAACAATCATGGGTGCGTCAAATTAAAGGTGTTTTAATGTCTCAATTAGCTGAGCTTAAGGGGAAACAAAATTCTGCTCTTGGAAAAACAAATCacaa ACCTTTACGACAAACGATTTCGTGGGAAGCTCAAAGCAGCATTTCAGGATCTTTGAGAACTCTTTCAATTGATGGTAGCAGTGTTATATCGCATATTACAGATGTTTCACAATTAACTGAAGATGATATTGCATGGAGTTCAGAGAATAGTAATACTGATGATGAAGATGCTTTTAGTGAAAATCCCGGTCCTGCTCCT GGTGGAAGATATGTAGCATTAGCTGATTATTGCGCAGTTGGTCAATCAGAAGTTACAATGCGCGAAGGAGATAATTTAGAACTCCTTAAAGTTGGATGTGCTGGCTGGtggtttgtaaaattaataagtactGGAATAGAAGGATGGGCACCAGCAGCTTATTTGGAAccaataaatcgaaaaacatCGCGCAGTTCACAATCAGTTAACAGTCAAGAAACTATTTGA